From the genome of Plectropomus leopardus isolate mb chromosome 13, YSFRI_Pleo_2.0, whole genome shotgun sequence, one region includes:
- the ppm1nb gene encoding protein phosphatase, Mg2+/Mn2+ dependent, 1Nb (putative): MRTARKGSVEMPAFMRQLVKETEKRVSSFFKGGRGGAAEGEQPGDGEKEEVIPSPYLDRPVLDKLTEEGCARWGLTYALGSMQGWRANMEDFHNCVPQLGGELADWSFFAVFDGHAGSMVAQYCSQHLLGQMLATGGMGPEDDPERVKGAIIEGFLQTDKHLHTVARREGWERGGTTVVATLISPYYIYFANCGDSRAMLCRSGQVCFSTEDHKPYNPLEKERIESAGGSVSIQRINGSLAVSRALGDFSYKGAENRTPSQQMVSPEPEVCVVERSPSDEFLVLACDGVWDTISNEELCAFIHNRLRVCTDLRDVCTQVIDLCLYKGSLDNISIILLCFPGAPQLSAEALHQEAELEDLLESKVAEIYEELCARGEEPDLLSVLTVLASTVIPGLPPGGGIQSKRNCIISAYYQQRETHKPTLPNGMGGS; this comes from the exons ATGAGGACCGCCAGGAAGGGCAGCGTGGAGATGCCTGCGTTTATGCGGCAGCtggtgaaagagacagagaagagggTCAGCTCTTTCTTCAAAGGGGGtcgtggaggagcagcagagggagagcagccaggggatggggagaaagaggaggtaATCCCCAGCCCCTACCTGGACCGGCCGGTTCTGGACAAGCTGACAGAGGAGGGCTGTGCTCGCTGGGGCCTCACTTACGCCCTGGGAAGCATGCAGGGCTGGAGGGCCAACATGGAGGACTTCCACAACTGCGTGCCACAGCTGGGGGGAGAGCTGGCTGACTGGAGCTTCTTCGCTGTGTTTGATGGTCATGCAGGGAGCATGGTGGCACAGTACTGCTCACAGCATCTTCTGGGTCAGATGCTTGCCACAG GTGGGATGGGACCAGAGGACGATCCTGAAAGAGTAAAGGGAGCCATCATCGAGGGCTTCCTGCAAACAGACAAGCACCTGCATACCGTGGCACGTCGAGAAGGCTGGGAAAGAGGTGGCACCACTGTGGTAGCCACTCTCATCTCACCGTATTACATCTACTTTGCCAACTGCGGTGACTCGAGGGCCATGCTGTGTCGGTCCGGCCAGGTTTGCTTCTCCACTGAGGATCACAAACCTTACAACCCTCTGGAGAAAGAGCGTATTGAGAGCGCAGGCGGCTCGGTGTCCATCCAACGGATCAACGGCTCCCTGGCAGTGTCCCGTGCTCTGGGGGACTTCAGCTACAAGGGGGCAGAGAACCGGACGCCCAGCCAGCAGATGGTGTCACCCGAGCCGGAGGTTTGTGTGGTGGAGCGCTCACCAAGTGATGAGTTCCTGGTGCTCGCCTGCGACGGTGTGTGGGACACCATCAGCAACGAGGAGCTGTGTGCGTTCATCCACAACCGGCTGCGTGTCTGCACTGACCTAAGAGATGTCTGCACCCAAGTCATTGACCTCTGTCTCTATAAG GGCAGCCTGGACAACATCAGCATCATCCTGCTGTGCTTCCCTGGAGCCCCCCAGCTGTCTGCTGAGGCACTGCACCAGGAGGCCGAGCTGGAGGACCTGCTGGAGTCCAAAGTAGCAG AGATTTACGAAGAGCTATGTGCCAGAGGGGAGGAACCTGACCTGCTGTCTGTCCTCACGGTCCTCGCATCCACGGTCATCCCAGGATTACCACCAGGTGGAGGCATACAGAGCAA AAGGAACTGCATTATTTCTGCTTACTATCaacaaagagagacacacaagcCCACTCTACCAAAC GGCATGGGAGGGTCCTGA
- the LOC121953070 gene encoding potassium channel subfamily K member 13, with protein MNEDNARFCLLAGLILLYLLCGAAIFSALEYPFELRARRLWKQQLDNFTQRYRVNLGALHTLLRQYEEANGAGIRVDALRPRWDFSGAFYFVGTVVSTIGFGMTTPATIAGKIFLIFYGLIGCAATILFFNLFLERIITMLAYIMRWCHERRLRCAGVGVVSSREESSGEEDSLEGWKPSVYYVMLILGVASVVIACSASTLYSSMENWSYVDSLYFCFVAFSTIGFGDLVSSQRQHYESQEAYRLGNCLFILMGVCCIYSLFNVISIIIKQTLTWIVGKLKKNRNRLRPPAHLRQKRLKRNTVQPISSHCPAGKHRYRDGSMETVCDSETDAGAVADGVRVGRRLSGEMISVNEFMVSNKVSLALLQKQLSETAHQGPRQSYHQNGFSGGVGALAIMNNRLQETSVDR; from the exons ATGAATGAAGACAACGCCCGTTTCTGCCTGCTGGCCGGGCTCATCCTGCTCTACCTGTTGTGCGGGGCCGCCATCTTCTCAGCCCTGGAATACCCCTTTGAGCTGCGTGCCCGTCGCCTCTGGAAACAGCAGCTTGACAACTTCACCCAAAGGTACAGGGTCAACCTGGGTGCCCTGCACACTCTGCTGCGTCAGTACGAGGAGGCAAATGGAGCAGGGATCAGAGTAGACGCGCTGAGGCCCCGCTGGGACTTTTCTGGAGCGTTCTACTTTGTCGGCACAGTCGTGTCCACTATTG GTTTTGGCATGACCACACCAGCGACCATAGCTGGAAAAATATTCCTTATTTTCTACGGACTCATCGGCTGTGCGGCCACCATCCTCTTCTTTAACCTCTTCCTGGAGAGGATCATCACCATGTTAGCTTACATCATGCGCTGGTGTCATGAGCGTCGGCTGAGGTGTGCTGGAGTCGGGGTGGTGTCGAGCAGGGAGGAGTCGTCCGGTGAGGAGGACAGCCTTGAAGGCTGGAAACCATCAGTCTATTACGTGATGCTGATCCTGGGTGTGGCGTCGGTTGTGATCGCCTGCAGCGCCTCCACCCTGTACAGCTCCATGGAGAACTGGAGCTACGTGGACTCCCTCTACTTCTGTTTTGTGGCCTTCAGCACCATCGGCTTCGGGGACCTGGTGAGCAGTCAGAGACAGCACTACGAGTCTCAGGAGGCGTACCGGCTTGGGAACTGCCTTTTCATCTTAATGGGGGTGTGTTGTATTTACTCACTCTTCAATGTCATTTCGATTATCATCAAGCAAACTCTGACATGGATCGTGGGTAAACTC aaaaaaaatcgcAACCGCCTGCGTCCGCCTGCACACCTCAGACAAAAACGCTTAAAACGCAACACCGTGCAGCCCATTTCATCCCACTGCCCTGCAGGAAAACACCGCTACAGGGACGGCTCCATGGAGacagtgtgtgacagtgagACGGATGCAGGTGCAGTGGCTGATGGGGTGCGTGTGGGCCGCCGTCTGTCAGGAGAGATGATCTCTGTCAATGAGTTCATGGTGTCCAATAAAGTATCTCTGGCATTGCTGCAGAAGCAGCTGAGCGAAACAGCTCATCAGGGCCCGCGGCAGAGCTACCATCAGAATGGATTCTCTGGTGGTGTTGGGGCCTTGGCCATCATGAATAATCGCCTACAGGAAACCAGTGTGGATAGGTAG
- the rtn2b gene encoding reticulon-2b: MASKLVDLVYWRKMRRTGVVFTGLVISLASLFQLSAITVISHICLGVMCVTFTLRFYYKLLELLRWNPGVHPFQSYLDYDGSLTDKETVMLVEEVVLLIAFAVTELKRLLFIESMIDSIKFVVLLYLLTYVGVETSGLTLIITAVIVVFSLPLLYKKQQVRIRRVVRALKAFVKKIKNLCLSLYETVRPPPAPATAPKSTLIAAPAPKQKAKSK, from the exons ATGGCCTCCAAAC tTGTGGATCTGGTGTATTGGCGGAAAATGAGGAGGACCGGCGTGGTGTTCACGGGGCTGGTGATCAGTCTGGCCAGTCTGTTCCAGCTCAGTGCCATCACCGTAATCTCCCACATCTGTCTGGGTGTCATGTGTGTCACCTTCACCCTCCGTTTTTACTATAaactgctggagctgctgcgtTGGAACCCCGGGGTGCACCCCTTCCA GTCGTACCTGGATTATGACGGCTCTCTGACAGATAAGGAGACAGTGATgctggtggaggaggtggtgctGCTGATCGCATTTGCCGTCACAGAGCTCAAACGCCTGCTTTTCATCGAAAGCATGATCGACTCTATTAAG TTTGTAGTGCTCCTGTATCTGCTGACCTATGTGGGTGTCGAAACCAGCGGGCTGACTCTGATCATAACAG CTGTGATCGTTGTTTTCTCCCTTCCTCTTTTGTACAAAAAGCAGCAG GTGCGGATAAGGAGGGTGGTTAGAGCGCTCAAAGCTTTtgtaaagaaaatcaagaaCCT GTGCCTTAGTCTGTATGAGACAGTGAGACCCCCTCCCGCCCCTGCAACCGCCCCGAAATCGACACTCATAGCTGCACCTGCCCCCAAACAGAAAGCCAAGTCAAAGTAA